The Mercurialis annua linkage group LG7, ddMerAnnu1.2, whole genome shotgun sequence genome includes the window aacagaacaataattaataaaccaCCGAGCGGTTTATAAACAACTCAATTATGCGAGTATCATAAAACTAAAATGAAGTAAAAGCTTACAGGGGGTTCTTCGTAGTGGGGGTGACCCTTTGATAGGTTATAAATTGCTAAGATTGTACACGAAGCAATCGCTACATAAGTAATCTTCTCCCATTTTGATGCTTCTGCTGCTtcatctaattaaaaaaaacaattaattaaaaaccatTAAACAAACTGAAGTTGCAAAATTTACagctaattttataatttcctCATTCAATTTCTCATATCCAATCAACAGTTTTCAAACTTAATTCACAAAACCCTAGAATACCAATTCACACaaaaaattaatccaaaataaaaaatcccGACAAATAATCAATTTCAAAACTAATTAAACTAGCATTTCAAAAATACTAACATAAATACCTAAATAATTTACATACGAAATAGAAATCAAAACAGaacaataattaaatcaaattaggaagagttaaatatatttacaagCAACGTCATGGTGAGGAGAAGACGAGAAGCGCCTCTGAAGAGGAGCGGATGGCTTTGGGCCGCCGCCTCGAAGAGCGTTCCGAAGACTAGATCGCATCAACGCCGTCGCCatagttttaattgtttttttctttagCAACAATCAGAAATGGAGACCGTCCGTAAACAAATAACGTATTTTACGTTAGTTTTACTTATTGGGCTCATATTAATGAATGGGCCAAAATGTCATTATCAAGCCCATAACAAAGTAAATATGAGAGGAAATTGcgcattttttaaatttgtttttgcaATAATATGCTCTAACTATTTActgttgtaaattttttttttctttaacctagtttctttaaaaaaaatacaccaTCTATCAATGATCTACTAATAATCTACTAAAAACgtgtatttttacaaaaaagaaACGTACAaatgaaaatactttttttagataaagatgaaatattttggACTTACAATAAAACGATAAttgattctttttttaatttcggACTTTTTTTCAAGATGTATGCTCAAGAGGAAAAATTGTTTTAAGGGTTCatattttgagaaatttagCAGCTTCTCAAACAGAAAACCGTTAAAAAAAACTCTGTCGGCTCAGACAACGACCAATTGCagcaaaaaaaattctttaaagccATTTCTTTTTTAGTCCTACGCCCTCGACGTAGTGCCTGATAGgtgatataaattttatctatacCTTTCATTAGAAAAAATAAGTGTGATATCTTTTACTATGATTTAGCTATAAAATCTCAAGTTTATCATAAACTGGTGGCCTAATTACGTAAAAAATCTccaccttgaatttttttttcatttataccccgactttgtaaaaaaattatttgtacccaattttagatttttggttttcatccctacccaaaacagggatataattgacaatttaatgaattaaaggatgaaatcaTTATAAACAACTAAATTGAGGGTtatatcatacttttttctattttaaataatacaaacaaatccttcaacttacaaaatattcaaatatatcttaataattaattaatttttttaattttattaaaaaaataaactaaattaaaaaatacctCCCCGAAAACCAACCGAAGAGCAGCCGCTGCTCATTCTCATCGGAGAAGGAGCGGCGGCCACTCCATCTCCACATGGAGTGGCCGCCGCTCCTTCTCCGATGAGAAGGAGGAGGAGGAGCGGCTCCGAagagaaattgataaaaatttaaaaaaaaattattttaatattttgaagaaaattatatttttgaattatttaataatatcaatgtctaattagtatatagcttaaaaacaaagaattattttaattttttttcaaataaaaaagtacagtttaatggttttgggtagggatgaaagctaaaaatccaaaattgggtacacatggtttttttttaaaggttaaggtataaatgaaaaaaatttaaaggtggaggtcttttaaataattaagcctaaaatggTCATAAAATTTCTGTCTATTACTTCTTTTAGGAATTTAGGTTTGAATAAAATTTTCGTTGAACATGATTGAGCTAaccacaatttttatttttagtattagaGATTTGTTACTTAATACACCAAGccgttttttttataattgagaaAAGAACAACTcttatgaagaagaaaaaaattgaattcacGATCTTGTAGTTTACAGCTCAGCGCTcgtataatttgaattatagCTTCAAGCTGTTTATATTTATGTGTTCGGAGAAAGACTGCCATTTCAgacatttatatttataccaaACCATttgcaaaaacaaattaatgaaACATCAACAGAGCTGCATtctaatttttcaaaacataatATCACATGACAATAATCAATATCCATGGGTCCATTATACATTTTTTGACACTAGTTGAGAATTAGATTTTGCAATCTATTCTCATATAGTAATGATTTTGTTCGTGATTTTACAATTTATTAAGACATGAGTTTGAAATGAgagattttaaataaataaaattaatgaattttgataaaatgaatttcttttttataaaatgaaatcGTTTGataagataaaaaatttataagaatttataaatttatcatccTTCAAAATTCAATATACACCTCTTAAATGAAAACGGGTTGAAATGCATTATATTAATTAGTGATGgaatttctaaatatttttaaattatttcaataGCGGTGAAATATCAAAAATCAATAGATTTTACATTCTTTGaattaaaaactataaatttaaagGGAAGTTTGAAAAAcacctaaaaaactaaaaatatttgtcaaaattacctcaaaaactgaaagtttacaaatgtacctaaaaatttaaatattttttcttttactcTGCAGTTTAGttttttactccgcagtttcaaacagttgcaaacagcttcaaaaaaaaacacaatttgaaactgttttacaaaacatttcaaatacagtttctaatagagtttcaaacggtttaaaaaaaacaattcgaaactgttttataaatgGTTTCAAAGACAGTTTCTAATTAGATTCAAATGGTTTATAACagtttcttaaaaaataatttgaaaccgttttaaaaaaaaactgattcTATTACAGTTttaaaagatttcaaaaagtttctaaattaacatttttacaaattttcaaaaagttaaaaaaaacggagtatttttacaaattttcagagtaaaaaaaattggtataaaaaaataaactttttaaaaaaaaaaggtaaaaaaaacaatttttcaaaaaacagagcatctttgcaaatattttaaaaaaaggagTATTTTGTGTAAAttcttcaaatttaaatttcattatattctttaaaaaCTCATAGATTTAGTAAAATTTATGAACGTCAAAAATCATCAAGTTAAGCAATGCGTAAGTGGTAATTCagtgagaaaaaaatatatagaaattttaattattatcggtTCAGATGGAGATGTTATAATCTGTAATCACTTGAAATAAATAGCAATAACAGAAG containing:
- the LOC126654480 gene encoding cytochrome c oxidase subunit 6a, mitochondrial codes for the protein MATALMRSSLRNALRGGGPKPSAPLQRRFSSSPHHDVAYEAAEASKWEKITYVAIASCTILAIYNLSKGHPHYEEPPAYPFLHIRNKEFPWGPDGLFESKPHH